In Suncus etruscus isolate mSunEtr1 chromosome 2, mSunEtr1.pri.cur, whole genome shotgun sequence, the genomic stretch TCTGACCTAGTACTTCTCAAAATGGAGCAGTGTTTTACGTTGAGGGACATTTGGCAATGTCTGGAGAtgtttaccatattttctggcgtataagatgacttttgaaacaaaaaaaaagtcaaccgaaaatcaggggttgtcttatacgccgagtatatcccaaaaaatgtttcaatatgccactaaacgaaaattatctgaatattgccacaaaacgaattttccaactggatcctgcaccaatcactgcaaggctgctcggaccacctctctaactcagccaatccaagcaggctttttatgcatgcaaattagacaatgttctggacctgaatctacactgtaaaaagcctgctcagattggccagagtcagagaggaagtctattacagtgtatataacctttgaacttttgcttgttgtgattggctcactgtggtacatacagttgcagcacaggaacgttctgtctgataacagcaaatataggcctaaacctatgttttaactgcaaaattagggggccgtcttatacgccaagtcgtcttatacactggcaaatacGATAGTTCTCACTGTGGTAGTCGTTGGTGTTGAGGGAGGAATAGTCACATCTAAGGGAAATTCGTTATATCTGTTGTACCATAAAACTTTATCAGTCCCCAGCAGAGACAGTATATTGAGTAAGGCTCTTAACATTGCACCTGATTGAACCCTCAGCActatatatagtcccccaagcactaccaagaatgatccaAGTATAGAGCCTGGATGGAGTAAGTTGCTAGGTATGGGCTAAAAGGTTTGTGTGTGTCGGGGGGTATTTTCCACCCCAGCACATAGAATTGTCCAGTCCAGGTACTCGGACTGACTTAGTAGCAGATCACATGAGGCCTTCATCCCTGACACCATTAAAAGAAATATCCAGGGTGGAGAAACACTGCAGCAGataggctcttgccttacatacagcttaCCCGTAattgatccctagtatcctaaacttaccaggagtgacctcccTGCAGAGTTAGGAATATGCCTTGAGCACTTTGGGGCCCTAAACCAGTTCCCCCAAAATTGGGTATTGCTGAGCATAAGAATCCTGCTCTTATCCTATACTCGGGGAGACCTGATTTAACACCCTCATCTTCCTCTATAGGTGGAGCAACTGCGCCAGGCCATTGAGGAGCTATACTACTTTGAATTTGTGGTGGATGACTTGCCCATTCGTGGCTTTGTGGGTTACATGGAGGAGAGTGGCTTTCTGCCTCATAGCCACAAGATAGGACTCTGGACACATTTGGACTTCCACCTTGAATTCCACGGAGACCGAATCATCTTTGCTAATGTCTCAGTGAGGGATGTCAAGCCCCACAGTTTAGATGGTTTACGGCCCGATGAGTTTCTGGGCCTCACTCATACTTACAGTGTGCGCTGGTCAGAAACTTCTGCGGAGCGTCGGAGTGACAGACGCCGGGGAGATGATGGTGGCTTCTTTCCCCGAACACTGGAAATCCATTGGTTGTCCATCATCAATTCCATGGTGCTGGTGTTTCTGCTGGTGGGCTTTGTGGCTGTCATTCTCATGCGAGTCCTTCGGAATGATCTAGCTCGGTACAACCTAGATGAGGAGACCACCTCTGGAGGTGCTGGCGATGACTTTGACCAAGGGGACAATGGCTGGAAAATCATCCATACAGACGTCTTCCGCTTTCCTCCATACCGTGGGCTGCTTTGTGCTGTGCTGGGTGTGGGTGCCCAGTTCCTGGCCCTTGGCACTGGTGAGGTGATACAAATCAATCAATCTCATAACAGGTAGAGCTAAGTAGGTGATTTGGTCAGAAAATGTCTGCAGATCTTCTCTTCTGTCCAAGGCAAGGAACAGGTCTCGGGGTGGTGTGGTGCCAACAAGgatatttatttactattctaTTGTGAGCTTTTGGAGGATCGGGGCATGTTGCTTCTCTGAAGGTCTTGGGTCTAGGAGAAAGGGGGTGAATTTCTATACAATTACCAGAAGAGGGAAAGGTAAAACTTAACACAGGCTTTCCACTATTACCCCGCAGGCATCATTGTCATGGCACTGCTGGGCATGTTCAATGTGCACCGACACGGGGCCATTAACTCAGCAGCCATCTTGTTGTATGCTCTCACCTGCTGCATCTCGGGCTACGTATCCAGCCACTTCTACCGGCAGATTGGAGGCGAGCGCTGGGTGTGGAACATCATTCTCACTACCAGTCTCTTCTCTGGTGAGGACTGACCTTTCTCTGCTGGTTTATTCTGGTGGGCTGGCTTAGAAACTCAGAACCATGGAACCTGCAACAGGTTCAGACTGAAGCTTCTGGGAAAGGAAATTATACCCAAGGAGCATTTGGAAACCAGTCAGAAGATTAGAATGCATTTTGGGGGCATAATTCAAAATTGTCTTATCAGGACCTAAGAGAGACtacagtggataagatgcttgAAAGGTGCTGACCTTGCATATAGTGAACCTTGTTTCATCCTGGCagctcatattgtcccccagcagtgatcactgagtagagtcagaagtaagctgaCATCAGTGGGTGTGACTCCGAAATGGAAGTTGTTAGGCATAGGACTGGAGCATCCccttgaccctggttcaatactCCAGCATCAAATAGAGTTATCTGAGCACCATCTTACTACTTGACCCCTGAACCAAAGCTGGGGATAAGTTTGGTCACCGCTGATTGTATTTGAAAaatacaattgaaaaaaaaattgttaagcaCCAGGGGTAGGGTTTTATggttttttggttagtttttttttttttgtttgtttgtttgtttttattttttgacagggggcatacctggcgacgcttagggtttactcctagggctctgtggtcagaaatcgctcctggcaggcttggggaccatatggaatgctcgggtttgaacatgggtcagccatgtacaaaacaaactaccgctctggccctgacCCACTTTCTAATAACACATAAagtatcctgagcactgtcaggcgtgattcctaagcacagtcagCTGTGATcccaaattcaaataaaaacacttCAGCTGGAAAGGTAGCTTTTGAGACAGATAGAACCCAGAttaaggggctggggagatagcacagcctcgcacatggtcgacccaggacggacctaaattcaattctcggcatcccatatggtcccccaagcctgccaggagcgatttctgagctcagagccaggagtaacccctgagtgccactgggtgtggcccaaaaatagaaCCCAGTCTAAATGTGTAGAAGGCCCAGGGTCACATGGTATATGCCCCCTCCCCTACCTCCATCCCCAGAACTGCTCAGTTCTACCCTAAGCATGGATCTGGGAGTAActtcagcactgccagatgtagcccccccccaaaaaaaaacaggcagTCTTATAGTTATTTATGATGCACTCATCCTTACAACAGGGTCAGTCCAAGATAGTTTGTCTGACTGGATATTGAATTGTTCGTTCTGGcaccctgaatttgatctccagtactatatgggataaaccctgagcactgaactgctGCAGGTGATGCCCTCACccccacaaattaaaaataatacatagggccaaagcgatagcacaacgtgtagggcatttgccttgcacacaactgactcaggttcaatccccagcatgccctattgtcccctgagactgtgggagtgatttcttgattccagagccaggaataactactgagcatcaccaggtatggcccaaagcccCCCCTCCATCCAAAAAAATCTCCACAATAACTGCATGGGATAGTAATagccccattttatagatgaggaaattgaATTTCAGGCAGGTTAATGTCCTCAAGACATCACACCTAAAAAGTagtaaatcagggccagagagatagcatggagataaggtgtttgcctttcatgcagaaggatggtggttcaagtcccgtcatcccatatggtcccctgggcctgccaggggcgatttttgatcatagagccaggagtaacccctgagtgctgccgggtgtgacccaaaaaaaaaaaaaaaaaaaaagttaatcagGTTTCAGATTTGGCTCTACAACATGTATACTTAACCTTTTCAATGTACAGTGAAATAAcacttcatttgtttatttgttttaggctatacccagtgatacttggaGCTTTATGATCaagaaactattcctggcaggctcaggggaccatattggatgccagggactgaatcagagtcagctgtgtgcaaggcaaatgccctaccctctgtgctactgctctggttcCTGTAATAACACTCTtgaaggctgaagtgatagcacagatgaatagggcatttaccttgcatgtagctgacccaggtttgatacctggcattacAGATGGTCCCAACCACCTCGAGTGATTTTGTTCTCGTTTTtagagctacacccagcagtgctaagggtttactcctggctctgtgctcagaagttactcgtgggcccagaaagatagcacagtggcgtttgccttgcaagcagccaatccaggaccaaaggtgattggtttgaatcccggtgtcccatatagtcccccgtgcctgccaggagctatttctgagcagacagccaagagtaaaaaaaaaaaaagaagttactcctgtcaggcttgggggaccatatgggatgctgggaatttaacctgggttggccacatgcaaggcaaataccctacctgctgtattatcactctagccccatgagtgattcttgagtgcaaagccaagtaaCCCAAGTGTttctggatgtgcccccaaacaaaacaaaaatagcattcttgtaatgattttttttgtatatctAGAGGGGAAAATTCCATTTTTTCAGAGATTGACTCTATTTTATATGAGAGTCATAAAACATGGAATTTTGTGTTTTATGCTTGCAAAAGTAAACACTCTCTCACCAAATTTGAACCCTGGCAGAAGTATTAGCTTCTGAATCCTACATAATCTTAATCCCACATTTACCACTTTTCATATCTCAGTTTCTGACTATTAAGTCTACAGGCACCATGTGGGCCCTTAaacccattatccattcagcatgtgcaaagcaaggctTACTAAAGACAGGCCTGAGAAGTAGGGGATGGTGAAACCCTGAAATCTGTGTTTAATAGCGGCTCCAGTCCTGGTGAGGAGGGATAGGGGAAATGGGACTGAAAGATGGAGACCTGTTAGTGGAGTGATTCACTCTCCCACTTAAGTCCAGTGTGAATGGGTGAAGCTGGATAGAGCCCCAGTGCtgatcttcccttccttcctctgggACCTGTCTCTGCAGTGCCTTTCTTCCTGACGTGGAGTGTGGTGAACTCAGTACACTGGGCCAATGGTTCAACACAGGCTCTGCCAGCCACCACCATCCTGCTGCTTCTGACGGTTTGGCTGCTGGTGGGCTTTCCTCTCACCGTCATTGGTGGCATCTTCGGGAAGAATAATGCTAGCCCCTTCGATGCACCTTGTCGCACCAAGAACATTGCCAGGGAAATCCCCCCACAGCCCTGGTACAAATCTACGCTTATCCACATGACTGTTGGTGGCTTCCTGCCTTTCAGGTATCTTTCCTTTATGCAGCGACTCTCCTCGGGCTCTTGACATTGATTCTCCATTCACCCTGTGTCCCTATCCAATTTCATTGACAATCCTTGGTTCACTGTGCCCTTAAGAGAccattaatggggctggagacatagtacaacaagtagggtacttgccttgcatgcagccaacctgggtttgatccccagcatcccatgttgtcccctgaacgtgccaaaagtgattcctgagtgcagagccaggagtaactcatgagaactgccaggtattatccaaaaatcaaaacacaaaaccttAAAAGAGTAtgagggggctggaacaatagtacagtggatagagtacttgccttatattagcctggattctattcctgacatcctatattgtcccctgagccacatcaggaatgatcttagtgcagagccaagtgtaatccctgagcattggcaaGTGTGGTCCCCTGAAAAAGCAAGAAGACTGAATATGAGGGTGTCtcacttgtaaagttctgtcaagaGACAGGATTCAAGTTCCTGGCTATAATGTCTAAAGGCACCATGTGTGGCCTGAAGTCTTATTTGGTTATTCGTTCAGTTTGATGAGTGCTTCACATTCTGAAGCttcatttatagatttataaGTGTTGCCGAGTAAGGACCAGAGTGACAATACAgtgggtcaggcatttgccttgaatgcagccaacccaggttcaatccctggcattacttATGCTcccctcaagccccaccaggagtgatgcctgaacacatcactgtgtatggcccccaaaaccaacaaaaatttttCAGTACATATTGCAATGTAGTCCAGAAATATTCTGAACCTTGATAAGACATTTGAGACTGGAAAACCACATTCATTTAACTTATCACAGTATACAATTGTAATTCTATTTTTCAGTAGTCAGTCCTTGaccttttattttgcttaatttgTAAATTAAACTATAAGTTATGTCGAGGAAAAATGTATTGCAATGCCCATTGTAACAAGATAAATAcacacaactaaaacaaaatatataacagTAAGGAAAATCTATTCAGTAAGTAGGTACGTCTAGAGGAAAAGCCAtagtacaggcagggtttggcTAACATCTGTTTCAGTTGCTGACAGATCAAGGGAACTACTGGGCTTTCCTTCTGTTAGTGTACCAGGCAGCTAACAATAGAACAGTAGCAGGCCAGACCCTTCTCAGCCCAAGGAAAAGATGTTGTAGCCCTGAGTCCCAGCCTCCTGCAGGGCAGTCCTGTGGTCCTGTGGTCCCATGGCCCTGGAGGGTGGCGGCCGCATCTAATACTGTGCCTGTGCCCCGCAGTGCCATCTCAGTGGAGCTCTACTACATCTTCGCCACGGTGTGGGGCCGCGAGCAGTACACGCTGTACGGCATCCTCTTCTTCGTCTTCGCCATCCTGCTGAGCGTCGGGGCCTGCATCTCCATCGCGCTTACCTACTTCCAGCTGTCGGGCGAGGACTACCGCTGGTGGTGGCGCTCGGTGCTGAGCGTGGGCTCCACCGGCCTCTTCATCTTCCTCTACTCCCTCTTCTACTACGCGCGGCGCTCCAACATGTCCGGGCCCGTGCAGACAGTGGAGTTCTTCGGCTACTCGCTGCTCACCGCCTATGTCTTCTTCCTCATGCTGGGCAccatctccttcttctcctccctcaAGTTCATCCGCTACATCTACGTGAACCTCAAGATGGACTGAGCTGCGGCGAAGCGCACAGCCAGAGGGCCGCTCTCCTGGCCCCTTTCTTCTCTGCCCGATGGCCTGGGCCTCACCAGCTCGCAGGCCCCGAGCGACCGAACGAATGTGGCAGGCGTCGTGGCCTTCCCCTTTGGCCCAACCCTgggcctccctcccttcctcagaGGAGGCCTGGAGGCCATCCAGCTCTGACAGAAGGAGTGGAGTTTCTATTTGAACTTTCTAAGTTGCCTTTCATTTTGCCCCCTCCCTCTGACGCTTTTTACAGTGgtcaaaataaagtttattaagaaaagagaaagtggcTCTCTCTCTTCTGCCAGCGGCTGTAGGTGGCCCTGCCGAGATGGTGCGCTATTCGCTGGACCCCGAAAATCCGACAAAATCATGCAAGTCCAGAGGCTTGAACTCTCGGGAAATGGCTCAGGCCATCAAAGGCATGCATATCCGAAAAGCCACTAAGTCTCTGAAGGATGTCACCCTGCAAAAGCAGTGTGTGCCCTCCGGGTGTTACAATGGTGATGTTGGCAGGTATGCCCAGGCCAAACAGTGGGGTTGGACACAGGGTccttggccccccaaaaaagtgctcAATTTTTACTGCACATGCTTAAAAATGCAGAGAGCAATGCTGAACTTAAGGGTTCAGATGTTGATTCCATGGTCTATCGAGCATATCCAGGTGAAAAAAGCACCCAAGAAACACCGCAGAACTTAGAGGGCTCATGGGCTAATGTATTAACCCATACATGAGTTCTCCCTGGCACACtgag encodes the following:
- the TM9SF1 gene encoding transmembrane 9 superfamily member 1, which translates into the protein MTAPGHPPNWSCQWWPVVLLLLLLGTGSGPGAVEGVTHYKAGDPVILYVNKVGPYHNPQETYHYYQLPVCSPQKIRHKSLSLGEVLDGDRMAESLYEIRFRENVEKRVLCHMQLTSAQVEQLRQAIEELYYFEFVVDDLPIRGFVGYMEESGFLPHSHKIGLWTHLDFHLEFHGDRIIFANVSVRDVKPHSLDGLRPDEFLGLTHTYSVRWSETSAERRSDRRRGDDGGFFPRTLEIHWLSIINSMVLVFLLVGFVAVILMRVLRNDLARYNLDEETTSGGAGDDFDQGDNGWKIIHTDVFRFPPYRGLLCAVLGVGAQFLALGTGIIVMALLGMFNVHRHGAINSAAILLYALTCCISGYVSSHFYRQIGGERWVWNIILTTSLFSVPFFLTWSVVNSVHWANGSTQALPATTILLLLTVWLLVGFPLTVIGGIFGKNNASPFDAPCRTKNIAREIPPQPWYKSTLIHMTVGGFLPFSAISVELYYIFATVWGREQYTLYGILFFVFAILLSVGACISIALTYFQLSGEDYRWWWRSVLSVGSTGLFIFLYSLFYYARRSNMSGPVQTVEFFGYSLLTAYVFFLMLGTISFFSSLKFIRYIYVNLKMD